GGGAAGTACTCGCCGGTGATGCCCCTTGTAACCCTCAGGGTGTACTCCATCTCCCTGAAGAGGTCGGGTGAGGTGAACATTACGTTATCCGTGCCTAGGAGGAGGTTTATACCCATCTCATGCATCCTCTTTACAGGGGGGATCCCTGCCGCCAGTGCACCGTTGGACCGGGGGCATATCACAACGTCTGCCCCGCTGGACCTGACAAGTTCAAGGTCATCCCTCATTGGGTGTGTGAGGTGGACGAGGAGTCTGAAGCCTGCCCTGAGGGCCCTTTCAACCTCGGTCATCCCTGTCTCTTCAAGGGAGCGTATCTGGGATTTCCTGTGTTCCGCCACGTGTATGGATGCTATTTTACCCCTTCTCCTGCATTCTTCAGTGATTATCATTGCCGTCTCATCGGTGATCTCACCCATCCCGCTTGGCGCTATTCCATCGGCAACCCACAAGATCCTCCGGACCCTCCTCCTCACCTCCTCGGGTGATGCATCTTCATCAAAGATTACAGGGTCCCTGCCGAGTATGAGCCCCTTCACTGGACTGGGGTCCGTGGCCCGCCTTATGGCCTCAACACCCCCGATGCCGCCTTCCCTGTAGTCCACGAAGGCGGATGTGCCATGGTCCATCATGAAGTCCACTGAGGACCCCATGGCCCCCTCAAGTTCATCGGGTGTGCTTGACTCCAGTATCCTGTGTTTGATGCCATCAGGGGGTCTTACTATCTCATCGAGTGGTCTTCCATCCCCTTCGTCCATTGCAACCGTATCACCAAGGTGTACGTGGGAATTCACAAGTGCAGGTGCCACTATAAGGCCCGATGCATCTATTCTGTCCCTGCAGGGGATCCTTTCAGATGTTATTTCCTTTATTACACCATCCTCTATTACCATGTTGCCCCTTTCGGGTTTCAGGTGGGGGCCCCTCAGGATGGTGCCGTTCTCAATGACAAGCATGATGACCTATATGTTGGGGGCTCTATTAACAGTTTCCAGTATATGATGGGTGCGGAAAAAACAGAAACTGATTAAGAAATTAATAAAAAAAAGGATTATTAGAAGGTCCTTATGTTGTTTGTCTCTGACTTCTCAGGGACCCTGTTAAAGTAGTCCACCTTAACCGTGCCCCGCCGGTATCCGTAGTATGTCTTAAGTGTTACGCTGGCCCCAGGGGTGAGTGTTCCCGTGTATAACTGTTTATAGTTCCTTGTGGAGTATTTACCGTACCATACACGGGTGTAGAAGTTCCTTGCCGTGTCTGTTCCCTGATTCCTTACTGTGATGTAGAGCGTGCTTCCTGATTTCCTGACACCGGTGACTACAAGGTCCGGCCTGGGATATCCGACCTTAACCGTCTTCCTTTTACCTGATATGACTCCTTTGCTGTCTGTTACTGTAAGGGTTACCGTGTAGTAGCCCTCCCTTGCATAGGTGTGCGTTACCGTGGATCCTGTGGCTGTTGAGCCGTCACCGAACTTCCATTTAAGTGTGATATCGTCGCTGTCCGGGTCGTATGCTGCTGACTGGAATGTTAATGTCCTGATACTTGTTGAACCTGAGTAGGCGTATGTGAAGTCACATACCGGTGGCCGGTTATCGGTGAAGTTCGGCCTTGTCTTTGTGGCGTACCATTCCTCTGCAGCCGCATCATCATAGCTTGTGGTCTGGTTTGCCCTCGGAAATGTACCGTTCCAGTCACCTACAAATGCAGCGTATCCATGTTCATTGCGCCATACCCTTGTTCCATTGTAGACTGAGCTGTTATTGATAACCTCCCAGTTCCTCTGGTTGGCCTCCTGGAAGTTTGCTGCTCCATTGAGGAAGTCGTAGATTATCTCTGCGCCGTCCCATGCAGTCGCATAATAGTTGGCTCCTGAACCCATGAACATCCTTGAGAAGTGGTATATTGTCTCTACTGGATTTTTAACCTCGTATTCATCAACCCATCCCGTTGAGAAGCATGCATGGAGCAGTATCACAGGTATGCCATCCTTGAATGGGGCATAGAATGATGTGTTCCCGACTCGCATCATCTCACCGTCTCCCCATATGTAGCCGTCTGATGCCACAAGGGAGAAGGGTGGGCTTGCATCTCCTCCATTATCATCATAGTTTCCCTTCATGTAACCGCCGTGCCCCGCGTATATCACGGCATCAGCACCGTACATGCCCTTGAGTATATTCTTTACGGTTGCACTGCCATTATAAAGTTCAAGTACCTGGTATCCCTTATTTTTAAGGGTTGTTGCAACCTTCCTGGCCTCATCGTAAGCTTCGCCCATGTCTGAACGACTATTGGCTATTATAAGTATGTGGGCCTCTGCCAGTGGTAATGTGATTATAGAAGAGAGTATGAATACTGCGAGGACTATTTTTCCATATCGTATATGCTTCACCGATCACCCATATAATGTCACATTATATTAAGTTTTCATGGGGAGTTTGTGTAGCACATCACAGTTTCTGTAAAGTTAAAAAAAAGTAAAAATATATATGGCCTTCCTGCCTGTTAGATGGGTCCATCAGCTACCATGGTATTCCCCAAGGGATTTGACCGTTATCCTTCCAAGGCGAACAGCCTCAATTGCGTTTAAGGCCGCCCTTGCACCTGCAAGTGTCGTTACGTAGGGTATTCCAAGTTCAACGGCCATCCTCCTTATCAGGTAACCGTCATCGGCTGACTGTTTACCTGATGGTGTGTTGATTATGAGGCCAACCTCACCCCTGAGTATGGCGTCCCTTATGTTGGGTGACCCCTGGCTGACCTTCCTCACGACCTCAATATCGGCAACACCCTCAACTGCCCTTGCAGTGCCCCTGGTGGCCATGATCTTAAAGCCAAGCTCATGGGCCTTCCTTACAATATCCTCGATCTTATCTTTATCCTGGTCCCTAACACTGATGAACACCTTGCCCTCTGTAAGGAGGTCCATGCCTGCTGAGAGCTGGGACTTGTAGTAGGCTATCCCGAAGTTCTCATCTATCCCCATGCTCTCACCCGTGGATTTCATCTCAGGGCCCAGGACGGAGTCGACGCCCGGGAGCTTTATGAACGGGAAAACAGATTCCTTGACTGCAACGTGTTCCACCGTGCCTTCACCTGTAAGTCCAAGTTCCCTGAGGGTTGAACCCATCATGAGCCTTGCGGCCATCTTTGCAAGGGGCACACCGGTTGCCTTGCTCACAAAGGGAACCGTACGGCTTGCCCTGGGGTTGGCCTCCAGTATGTAAACCGACGGGTCAGAGCCAGGTTTAACGGCATACTGGATGTTTATAAGGCCCACCACATCCAGTTCAAGGGCCAGCCTCCTTGTGTAGTCCTTTATGGTTTCAATTATATCCTCAGGGATTGTCTGGGGCGGTATTACGCATGCCGAGTCACCTGAATGGACGCCCGCCTCCTCTATGTGCTCCATTATACCCCCAATGTAGACGTCCCTGCCATCTGCAAGGGCATCAACATCAACCTCTATGGCATCCTCAAGGAACTTGTCCACTAGTATGGGGTGCTCCGGGGAAACCCTCACAGCCTCCTTCATGTACTCCTCAAGTTCACCCTCATCGTAAACTATCTCCATGGCCCTTCCGCCAAGTACATAGGAGGGCCTCACCAGGACAGGGTAACCTATGCGCTCAGCCACCTCCCTGGCGTCTTCAAAGGACTTTGCGATTCCATAGGGGGCCTGGGGTATGCCGAGCTTATCAAGGACCTTTGTGAACCTTTCACGGTCCTCAACCCTGTCTATGCTCTCATGGGGGGTTCCAAGTATCCTCACACCCTCCCCTGCAAGCGGCACCGCCAGGTTGATGGATGTCTGGCCGCCGAACTGGACAACAACGCCTTCAGGTTTCTCCTTCTCTATGATGGCCATGACGTCTTCAAGTGTCAGGGGCTCGAAGTAAAGCTTGGCGGATATATCATAATCGGTACTCACTGTCTCCGGGTTGTTGTTAACCATTATGGCCTCATAGCCATCATCCCTCAGGGCCATTGCGGCGTGGACACAGCAGTAGTCGAATTCTATCCCCTGACCTATCCTTATGGGTCCGGAACCTATTATAATGACCTTCTTCCTGTCTGAAACCTCCACCTCATCCTCAAGGTCATAGCATCCGTAGTAGTAGGGTGTTCTGGCCTCGAACTCTGCAGCGCACGTGTCCACCATCTTATAAACGGGTTTTATATTATTTTTGAGTCTCAGGGACCTTATTTCAGACTCATCCATCCCTGTGATGCGTGCAAGGTTTGAATCTGAAAAACCGAGCCTCTTTGCCTTCAGCAGGACCCTTGGATCTGTGATGGATTCCCTGTTAAGGCCGGATTCGAATTCTGCGATGTTCCTTATCTTCTCGAGGAAGAACCTGTCGATGCTGGTTACCTCGTGTATCTCATCAACACTCATCCCGTCCCTGAGGGCGGTGTAGATCTGGAAGAGCCTGAGGTCAGTTGGTGTTTTAAGGTCATCCATGGTGTAGGGCACCCTGACGAAGCCATCAGCACCCACATCAAGGGACCTTATGGCCTTGTTAAGGGACTCCTCAAGGGTCCTGCCTATGGCCATGACCTCCCCTGTTGACTTCATCTGAACCCCTATCTCCCTGCTTATCCCCTTGAACTTGTCAAAGGGCCAGCGGGGTATCTTTGTCACGATATAATCAATTGTGGGTTCGAATGATGCTGGGGTTTCCTTTGTTATATCATTCTGTATCTCATCAAGGGTCATTCCCACCGCTATCTTGGCGGCTATCTTTGCTATCGGGTACCCTGTTGCCTTTGATGCCAGGGCACTGCTCCTGCTGACCCTCGGGTTAACCTCTATAACCTTGTATTCGCCGGTCTCCGGGTGGACAGCGAACTGTATGTTGCAGCCCCCCTCAATACCCAGGGCCCTTATGATCTTTATGGTCGCATCCCTGAGCCGCTGGTTGTCCTCATCGCTTAGGGTCTGGGCCGGTGCAACCACGATGCTTTCCCCTGTATGTATACCCATGGGGTCGATGTTCTCCATGTTACAGACTATTATGCAGGTGTCGTTGCGGTCCCTCATAACCTCGTATTCGAACTCCTTCCAGCCAAGGACGGACTGGTCTATGAGGACCTGGTTGATGAAGCTCATCTCCAGGCCCCTTGTTGCTATCTCAACGAGTTCTTCACGGTTATGGGCAACCCCCCCGCCTGTACCTCCCAGGGTGAAGGCGGGCCTCACGATGACAGGGTATCCTATCTCCTCAACCGCCTCAAAGGCCTCTTCAACTGAATTAACAGCCCTTGCTGCGGGTACTGGTTCGTCCAGTTTCTTCATGAAGCTGTCGAAGAGGTCACGGTCCTCAACGTTCCTTATTGTTTCAATGGATGAACCTATAACCCTTACACCCTCAAGGGCCCCTATCTCTGCAAGTCCCGTTGCAACGTTGAGGCCTGTCTGGCCCCCCATGGTCGGGAGTATGGCGTCGGGTTTTTCCCTTTCAATTATCTTTGCAACGATCTCAGGTGTGAGGGGTTCAATGTAGACCCTGTCAGCCATATCCATATCGGTCTGGATTGTGGCAGGGTTTGAGTTAACGAGTACCGTCTCTATTCCCTCCTCCCTGAGAGACTTGCATGCCTGAGAACCTGAGTAGTCAAATTCTGCTGCCTGCCCTATCTGTATAGGGCCTGATCCTATGATAAGTACCTTGTTGATGCTTTCATCCCGCGGCATTTTATCCCCACTTAAGGTCAGTATTCCTTCATCACATTCACGAATCTGTCAAAGATGCTGTCTGTATCATGAGGCCCCGGCCCTGCTTCAGGGTGATACTGGACACTGAACACGGGCAGTTCCCTGTGCTCTATGGCCTCGGGTGTTTTATCGTTGAGGTTCATCTGGGTTATCTCAATATCGGTGCCCTCAACCGATGATGGGTCAACCGTGAAGCCATGGTTCTGGGAGGTTATTGAAACCTCACCTGTCCTGAGGTCCTTGACAGGCTGGTTCACTCCCCGGTGCCCGAATTTCATCTTGTAAATCCTTGCTCCGAAGGCCAGGGAGATTATCTGCTGTCCAAGGCAGATCCCGAATACCGGGAGGCGGCTGGATAGTCTTTTAACAGCCTCTATTGCCTCCCTGACCCTTGTTGGGTCCCCTGGTCCGCTTGAAATCAGGAGGGCGTCGGGGTCGTGGTCCATGATCTCTTCGGGTTCCATGGTGTAGGGTACGATGACAACACCCACATCCCTCCTGAGGAGGGCGTTTATACTGTTCCTCTTTATACCGCAGTCAACTATAACCACCCTCCTTCCTGCATCCTCATTCATGAACACGGGTTCCTTCACACAGACCTTATCCACAAGGTCAATCTCTGTTATGTCCGGCTGGTTAACCGCAAGTTCAAGGAGCTCCTCATCATCTATTTCTTCAGTGGCCAGGGCCCCCTTCATTGCCCCCTTGTCCCTGATTTTTATTGTGAGCGCCCTTGTATCTATCCCTGAGATCCCTGGGATCCTGTACTCCTCCAGGAACTCTGAGAGGGTCTTCTGGGAGAGTTCATGTGAGGGTGCTCTGCATTCCTCCCTTACGATAAGGCCCTCGGCCTTTATACCGTCTGACTGGTACCATTCCTCTGATACACCATAATTACCTTGAAGGGGATAGGTTGGCATGAGTATCTGGCCCTTGTATGATGGATCCGTGAGCGACTCCACGTAGCCCGTCATGCCTGTTGCGAAAACAACTTCCCCTGTTGTGACTGTTTCGAATCCGAAGGCTTCTCCTCTAAGTATAGTGCCATCTTCCAAGGCGAGTTTTGCTTCTTTAAACATTTCACCACCATAATCATGATTCTTCCTGGTTTAATGATGATCGTAACTGATCTGCGCCTGCAGACCTCCTCTTAACTCCTGGTTCAGATATATCCATTGTCATTACCACCGCATCCTCCCCATCCTCATAGTAGTCCCTTATAATCTTCTCCTCCCTGAATCCAAGGGACCTGTAGAAACTTATGGCTACCCTGTTCTCTGCCCTTACCTCCAGCTTAATATTTTTAATGTGAAACTTTTCAAATATACTTATGGTCATCCTCACCAGTTCCCTTCCAACACCCCGGCGACGGTAATCTTTATCCACTGCAAGTGAAATAATATGACCTTCATCCTCAAAGCGGATCCAGAAGATTATGAATCCCACTACCTTACCGTCCTCCTGAGCAACCAGAAAGCCTGCTCCAAGGTTGTAGATGTCCCTAAGGAGGTTGGCGGGGTACGGATCCCTGAAGGATGCCTTCTCGATCTCAAGGACCCTTTTAAGGTCCTGGGGCTTGAATTCTCTTATTATCATCTGTATCTCCGTTGGTACCATGTGGAAAGACCTTGCAATCTACATAATCAGAAGCTGCGAACCCGGCGCCCGGGTTGTTGAGGTTGGTGCCGGAAGGTTCCTTGATGTTTCAGAGCATATCCGGAAACATTCAAAAATTGATTTGATACTAACAGATATTAAACCTTCCCATGGGGGCATCATTGAAGATGATGTAACATCCCCGAGGATGGACATTTACAGGGGGGCGAGCCTCATATACTCCATAAGGCCGCCGGCTGAACTTCACGCCCCCCTCATGAGGGTTGCCGATGCTGCAGGGGCCCGCCTGATAATTAAACCACTTACAGGGGAGGATATAGTCACCCCTAAAAGGATGAAGCTTGTGAACTTTCAGAGAACATTCTTCTATGAGTACAAACCGCTCCCTGAAAATCCCCGGGCTCATCAGCCGGGTGCAAATAAGCCATGATGAAACCCCTGAAATATTCTTCGGTCTATCTTGGAACTTCCTCGGCGGCACTAAATAAGCCATGATGAACCCAGTATCCACCCAAGATATAATACATATAATTGATAATATTCATGATGCTAAACGCAGAATAATTCTGCTTATCAGTTTTCCAGAAAAAAACACATTCAAGTGTTCAAAATGAAATGGGCTAAGATGAGTATAAAGGACGTTCTGAGGGAACTTGAAACATCAGAGGATGGTTTAAGCTCCCTGGAAGCCAGTAAAAGACTTGAAAGGTATGGTAGGAATGAACTGGTTGAGGAGAAAAAGGCCGGACCACTGAAGCTGTTCCTGACCCAGTTCATGGATATACTTATAATACTGCTTATTCTGGCTGCCGTGGCATCATACCTTGTGGGTGATGTGCTTGACTCTGCAGTCATACTGTTCGTTGTGGTTGTTAACGCCACTGTAGGGTTTATACAGGAATACCGTGCCGAGAAGGCAATGGAAAAATTGAAGGGCCTCGTATCAACCGAGGCTGTTGTCATAAGGGATGGTAAACCCGCAAGGATACCCTCCTCTGAACTGACCATCGGTGACATTGTTGTCATAGAGGAAGGGGACAATGTGCCTGCAGACCTGAGGCTCATAGAGGCCTATGACCTCAGGATAGATGAGTCAGCACTTACAGGTGAATCCATACCCGTCCAGAAGACCTGTGAAAACCCTGAAGACGAGAGGGATGTACTTGCCTTCATGGACTCCAACGTTGTATCCGGGCGGGGAAAGGGTGCCGTCATCGCTGTGGGTATGGATACATCCATCGGTAGGATTGCCGAGATGATACAGGAAGAGGAAGGTAGAACACCCCTCCAGGAGAAGATAGCATCCCTCGGGAAAAACCTTGGATTAATAGCTGTGGTCGTCTGTGCCCTTGTCTTCGGTCTTCAATTCCTGAAGGGAATCCCCCTGGTGGAGACCTTCATGACAGCGGTTTCACTGGCCGTTGCATCCGTACCCGAGGGCCTCCCTGCAATACTGACCCTCACCCTTGCACTGGGCATGCAGCGCATGGCAAGGAGCAACGCCATTGTAAGAAGGCTCCTTGCAGTTGAGACCCTTGGCTCCTGTTCTGTGATCTGCACTGACAAGACAGGTACACTCACCCACAACCGGATGACCGTGAGGGAATCAGAGATCACCTCAGAGGAGATGGGTCTCCTTATATGCGCCCTCTGCAACAACGCCACCATATCAGGTGAAAGGGCCATAGGGGACCCTACAGATGCAGCGATACTCATGTTCGCAGAGGAACACGGTTACAGGAGGGAGGAACTTGAGAAGAACTATCCCAGGCTCATGGAAATCCCCCTGGACAGTACAAGGAAGCGTATGAGTACCGTAAACCGGTTCGAAGATGGGCGCTACCTCCTTGTCAAGGGCGCCCCTGAGATCGTGCTTGAAAGGTGCAGCTACATCGACGAGGAAGGTGCTGTAAGGCCCCTTGAGGATAAAGAAGTGAAAGAATGGCTCTCAAGGCTTGATGAGATGACCTCAAAGGCCCTGAGGGTCCTTGCCCTTGCATACAGGAGGCTCCCTGATGATGAAGAGGATGAAAGGAACCTTGTATTCGTGGGCCTTATCGGCATGATGGACCCCCCAAGGAAGGAGGCTGCTGAGGCCATAGAAACCTGTAAGAAGGCCGGTATAAAGGTTGTTATGATAACAGGTGACCATAAGGACACTGCAGTGGCAATAGCGAGGGAACTGGGCCTCATGGAGAACGGCCTGGCCCTTACCGGCAGGGAACTTGACGGGATGGATGACCGGGAATTCATGGATGTTGTGGAGGATGTGAAGGTCTATGCAAGGGTCTTCCCTGAACAGAAGGTCCGGATAGTTGAGGCCCTTCAGGGCAGGGGACATGTTGTTGCAATGACGGGTGACGGTGTGAACGACGCCCCGGCACTCAAAAAGGCGGCGATAGGTGTTGCCATGGGGAGCGGCACCGATGTGGCCAGGGAGTCATCTGACATGGTCCTCCAGGATGATAACTTCGCAACCATAGTCCGGGCTGTCAGGGAGGGGCGGACCATATTCGACAACATAAGGCGCTTCGTTAAATTCCAGCTCTCAACAAACGTTGGGGCCATACTCACAATAGTATCCGCCTCCCTCGTCAACATACCGGTCCCCTTCAACCCCATACAGATACTCTGGATAAACATAATAATGGATGGTCCCCCTGCACAGTCCCTGGGTGTTGAACCCCCTGAAGCAGATATAATGTTAAGGAAGCCTGAACGCGAGGACATACTCCCTGGAAGGAACC
The sequence above is drawn from the Methanothermobacter wolfeii genome and encodes:
- a CDS encoding PKD domain-containing protein → MKHIRYGKIVLAVFILSSIITLPLAEAHILIIANSRSDMGEAYDEARKVATTLKNKGYQVLELYNGSATVKNILKGMYGADAVIYAGHGGYMKGNYDDNGGDASPPFSLVASDGYIWGDGEMMRVGNTSFYAPFKDGIPVILLHACFSTGWVDEYEVKNPVETIYHFSRMFMGSGANYYATAWDGAEIIYDFLNGAANFQEANQRNWEVINNSSVYNGTRVWRNEHGYAAFVGDWNGTFPRANQTTSYDDAAAEEWYATKTRPNFTDNRPPVCDFTYAYSGSTSIRTLTFQSAAYDPDSDDITLKWKFGDGSTATGSTVTHTYAREGYYTVTLTVTDSKGVISGKRKTVKVGYPRPDLVVTGVRKSGSTLYITVRNQGTDTARNFYTRVWYGKYSTRNYKQLYTGTLTPGASVTLKTYYGYRRGTVKVDYFNRVPEKSETNNIRTF
- the carA gene encoding glutamine-hydrolyzing carbamoyl-phosphate synthase small subunit; translated protein: MFKEAKLALEDGTILRGEAFGFETVTTGEVVFATGMTGYVESLTDPSYKGQILMPTYPLQGNYGVSEEWYQSDGIKAEGLIVREECRAPSHELSQKTLSEFLEEYRIPGISGIDTRALTIKIRDKGAMKGALATEEIDDEELLELAVNQPDITEIDLVDKVCVKEPVFMNEDAGRRVVIVDCGIKRNSINALLRRDVGVVIVPYTMEPEEIMDHDPDALLISSGPGDPTRVREAIEAVKRLSSRLPVFGICLGQQIISLAFGARIYKMKFGHRGVNQPVKDLRTGEVSITSQNHGFTVDPSSVEGTDIEITQMNLNDKTPEAIEHRELPVFSVQYHPEAGPGPHDTDSIFDRFVNVMKEY
- a CDS encoding UPF0146 family protein; translation: MWKDLAIYIIRSCEPGARVVEVGAGRFLDVSEHIRKHSKIDLILTDIKPSHGGIIEDDVTSPRMDIYRGASLIYSIRPPAELHAPLMRVADAAGARLIIKPLTGEDIVTPKRMKLVNFQRTFFYEYKPLPENPRAHQPGANKP
- a CDS encoding calcium-translocating P-type ATPase, PMCA-type; protein product: MKWAKMSIKDVLRELETSEDGLSSLEASKRLERYGRNELVEEKKAGPLKLFLTQFMDILIILLILAAVASYLVGDVLDSAVILFVVVVNATVGFIQEYRAEKAMEKLKGLVSTEAVVIRDGKPARIPSSELTIGDIVVIEEGDNVPADLRLIEAYDLRIDESALTGESIPVQKTCENPEDERDVLAFMDSNVVSGRGKGAVIAVGMDTSIGRIAEMIQEEEGRTPLQEKIASLGKNLGLIAVVVCALVFGLQFLKGIPLVETFMTAVSLAVASVPEGLPAILTLTLALGMQRMARSNAIVRRLLAVETLGSCSVICTDKTGTLTHNRMTVRESEITSEEMGLLICALCNNATISGERAIGDPTDAAILMFAEEHGYRREELEKNYPRLMEIPLDSTRKRMSTVNRFEDGRYLLVKGAPEIVLERCSYIDEEGAVRPLEDKEVKEWLSRLDEMTSKALRVLALAYRRLPDDEEDERNLVFVGLIGMMDPPRKEAAEAIETCKKAGIKVVMITGDHKDTAVAIARELGLMENGLALTGRELDGMDDREFMDVVEDVKVYARVFPEQKVRIVEALQGRGHVVAMTGDGVNDAPALKKAAIGVAMGSGTDVARESSDMVLQDDNFATIVRAVREGRTIFDNIRRFVKFQLSTNVGAILTIVSASLVNIPVPFNPIQILWINIIMDGPPAQSLGVEPPEADIMLRKPEREDILPGRNLLRIILAGAVMAAGTLGLYGYMLSTGAGTARAMTVAFTVFVMFQIFNVFNCKSRTGLSNRTLIVAVAASLILQLLVVYLGPLEGIFRTVPLTAMDWVLIVLVASLILIMEAVLRFADQR
- a CDS encoding amidohydrolase family protein — translated: MLVIENGTILRGPHLKPERGNMVIEDGVIKEITSERIPCRDRIDASGLIVAPALVNSHVHLGDTVAMDEGDGRPLDEIVRPPDGIKHRILESSTPDELEGAMGSSVDFMMDHGTSAFVDYREGGIGGVEAIRRATDPSPVKGLILGRDPVIFDEDASPEEVRRRVRRILWVADGIAPSGMGEITDETAMIITEECRRRGKIASIHVAEHRKSQIRSLEETGMTEVERALRAGFRLLVHLTHPMRDDLELVRSSGADVVICPRSNGALAAGIPPVKRMHEMGINLLLGTDNVMFTSPDLFREMEYTLRVTRGITGEYFPPVEVLRMATSNARKLTGTGCLEEGFQADIMVTEKPSANPYLSLINRTESKNIIYLIIKGKLVKR
- the carB gene encoding carbamoyl-phosphate synthase large subunit, which gives rise to MPRDESINKVLIIGSGPIQIGQAAEFDYSGSQACKSLREEGIETVLVNSNPATIQTDMDMADRVYIEPLTPEIVAKIIEREKPDAILPTMGGQTGLNVATGLAEIGALEGVRVIGSSIETIRNVEDRDLFDSFMKKLDEPVPAARAVNSVEEAFEAVEEIGYPVIVRPAFTLGGTGGGVAHNREELVEIATRGLEMSFINQVLIDQSVLGWKEFEYEVMRDRNDTCIIVCNMENIDPMGIHTGESIVVAPAQTLSDEDNQRLRDATIKIIRALGIEGGCNIQFAVHPETGEYKVIEVNPRVSRSSALASKATGYPIAKIAAKIAVGMTLDEIQNDITKETPASFEPTIDYIVTKIPRWPFDKFKGISREIGVQMKSTGEVMAIGRTLEESLNKAIRSLDVGADGFVRVPYTMDDLKTPTDLRLFQIYTALRDGMSVDEIHEVTSIDRFFLEKIRNIAEFESGLNRESITDPRVLLKAKRLGFSDSNLARITGMDESEIRSLRLKNNIKPVYKMVDTCAAEFEARTPYYYGCYDLEDEVEVSDRKKVIIIGSGPIRIGQGIEFDYCCVHAAMALRDDGYEAIMVNNNPETVSTDYDISAKLYFEPLTLEDVMAIIEKEKPEGVVVQFGGQTSINLAVPLAGEGVRILGTPHESIDRVEDRERFTKVLDKLGIPQAPYGIAKSFEDAREVAERIGYPVLVRPSYVLGGRAMEIVYDEGELEEYMKEAVRVSPEHPILVDKFLEDAIEVDVDALADGRDVYIGGIMEHIEEAGVHSGDSACVIPPQTIPEDIIETIKDYTRRLALELDVVGLINIQYAVKPGSDPSVYILEANPRASRTVPFVSKATGVPLAKMAARLMMGSTLRELGLTGEGTVEHVAVKESVFPFIKLPGVDSVLGPEMKSTGESMGIDENFGIAYYKSQLSAGMDLLTEGKVFISVRDQDKDKIEDIVRKAHELGFKIMATRGTARAVEGVADIEVVRKVSQGSPNIRDAILRGEVGLIINTPSGKQSADDGYLIRRMAVELGIPYVTTLAGARAALNAIEAVRLGRITVKSLGEYHGS
- the rimI gene encoding ribosomal protein S18-alanine N-acetyltransferase, encoding MIIREFKPQDLKRVLEIEKASFRDPYPANLLRDIYNLGAGFLVAQEDGKVVGFIIFWIRFEDEGHIISLAVDKDYRRRGVGRELVRMTISIFEKFHIKNIKLEVRAENRVAISFYRSLGFREEKIIRDYYEDGEDAVVMTMDISEPGVKRRSAGADQLRSSLNQEES